In bacterium, the sequence ATCCCGACGCACCGAAGCTGCCGGCGGTGGCCGGCTACGAGGTGTCCGGCACGATCGACGCCGTGGGCGACGGCGTGGACCCTGCCCTGCAGGGCCGCCCGGCAGTGGCGATGTGCAACTTCGGCGGCTACAGCGAGCAGGTCTGCGTGCCCGCCGCGCTGGCCTGGCCGCTGCCTGACGGTGCGGACCTGCGCGCGGCGGCCGCCGTGCCGGTGAACTACCTGACCGCGTGGCAGATGGTGCGCGTGATGGCTCCCGTGGCGCCGGGCGGCACGGTGCTGGTGCAGTCGGCCGGCGGCGGCGTCGGGCAGGCCGTCGTGCAGCTCTGCGCGATTACGGGCGTCAGGGTGATCGGCTCGGCCTCGCCGTCGAAGCACGACGAGTTGCGCGCGCAGGGACTGGCCTTCGTCTTCGACTCGGGACTGGCCGGCTATGCGCCGCTCGTGCGCGAGGCGACGGGCGGCCGCGGCGTCGAAGCCGCGCTTGAGCCGCGCAATGGCCGCTGGATCCTGGAAAGCTACAAGTGCCTGTCGCGCTGCGGCCAC encodes:
- a CDS encoding zinc-binding dehydrogenase — its product is MSQDLMRQVWMRRRGEPSVLEVRQVPSPRPSRGQVRLRVAFAGVNFADVMMRRGLYPDAPKLPAVAGYEVSGTIDAVGDGVDPALQGRPAVAMCNFGGYSEQVCVPAALAWPLPDGADLRAAAAVPVNYLTAWQMVRVMAPVAPGGTVLVQSAGGGVGQAVVQLCAITGVRVIGSASPSKHDELRAQGLAFVFDSGLAGYAPLVREATGGRGVEAALEPRNGRWILESYKCLSRCGHLVLFGFAGAATGSSSGILSSLRTLAQVPWLSINPIRLMNDNRSLGGVNLGRMWDEGARTGAWMEALLALLADGAIAPRIDSVFPFAEAARAHEKLEVRTSFGKILLEPGS